A segment of the Paracoccus suum genome:
CATCATGAATGTCCTGCCCGGCGCAGCAGGCCCCCTTTTTCGCGAGCGCGGCCCCATGGTCATAGAGCTGAAGCGTGACGCCGATCACGTCATAGCCTTGCTCGGCCAGCATGGCCGCCACGACCGAACTGTCGACGCCGCCCGACATGGCGACAACCACCCGCGTTTCCGCCGGAGATTTCGCAAAACCAAGCGAATTCACCGCATCGAGCGGCGCATCGGACATGGAAGCGGCGACGGTCATCGAAGGGTCCAATAAGTGGGGCAGGGCAGGAATGGGTAAAAGTAGAGGCACTAAGGGCGTCAAACAACCCCGCAACCGGGTTTGACGGTACATTGCTTCAACCCGATCTTAATGCGCCGATCGTATTTACGGATGGCAATACAATGGGATGCTGTCATGTATGTCCGAAAGAACCGTGGCCCGCGGGCGGTGACCTTGCCCGATGGCCGCATCCTCAGCCTTGCTGACCTGCCGCCGCCCGACACTCGCTGGGTCGCCAGCCGCAAGGCGATCGTGGTCCACGCGGTCAGCCGCGGCCTGATCGAGCGGATTGACGCGCTGTCACGCTATCAATTGACCGATGAGGAGTTTGATAGCTGGATTGATGCCGTGGCGCGTTTTGGAACGGGCGCCCTTAGGGTCACGGCAATACAAAAGTATCGGCAACCCAGGATTGAAGATTAGAAATGTTTGCCTTCCGGTAACGTCCTGTTAACCTTTCGGTGATACGAGTGTTACACACAACAAGAGCTTTGGAACGGAGGGCGTGTTGAGAATCCTTCTGGTTGAAGACGATCCCAGCACGGCGCGCAGCATCGAATTGATGCTGACCCACGCCAGTTACAACGTATACCGGACCGATATGGGCGAGGAGGGCATCGATCTTGCACGCCTCTATGATTACGATCTGATCCTTCTCGATCTCGACCTTCCAGACATGCACGGGATGGAGGTGCTGAGGCAGATCCGCCTCAGCCGGGTCGACACGCCGATCTTGATTCTGACCGGCTCGGACGACACCGAGAGCAAGCTCAAGGGCTTTGGCTTCGGTGCCGATGATTACATGACCAAGCCCTTCCACCGCGAGGAATTGGTCGCCCGCATCCAGGCCATCATCCGTCGTTCCAAGGGCCACAGCCAATCGGTGATCCGCACCGGCCGCATGATCGTCAACCTGGACGCG
Coding sequences within it:
- the ctrA gene encoding response regulator transcription factor CtrA gives rise to the protein MRILLVEDDPSTARSIELMLTHASYNVYRTDMGEEGIDLARLYDYDLILLDLDLPDMHGMEVLRQIRLSRVDTPILILTGSDDTESKLKGFGFGADDYMTKPFHREELVARIQAIIRRSKGHSQSVIRTGRMIVNLDARTAEVDGRPVNLTGKEYQILELLSLRKGTTLTKEMFLNHLYGGMDEPELKIIDVFICKLRKKLAEALGGDNHIETVWGRGYVLREPTPQQIERLAVGA
- a CDS encoding DUF1153 domain-containing protein; translation: MYVRKNRGPRAVTLPDGRILSLADLPPPDTRWVASRKAIVVHAVSRGLIERIDALSRYQLTDEEFDSWIDAVARFGTGALRVTAIQKYRQPRIED